A single Anopheles maculipalpis chromosome 3RL, idAnoMacuDA_375_x, whole genome shotgun sequence DNA region contains:
- the LOC126563130 gene encoding B9 domain-containing protein 2: MAELHIIGELKTAVDFEEPNLFCRWSIQYGSNWKAIEGYSEGQSCCSTSRIEQRADFCTPIDLHLVTRGLQGWPKLHVEVYAVNALQHYWPVGYGFAFVPVCPGHHRVRIATWKVSSARVADTVREKFHTGGFSLAKSDIAFTGIERYKLLTKTAGTVEFDLMLIFKNFAEYGVELH, from the coding sequence ATGGCGGAACTGCACATAATCGGCGAACTCAAGACGGCAGTGGATTTTGAGGAACCGAACCTCTTCTGTCGCTGGAGCATCCAGTACGGCTCGAACTGGAAAGCCATCGAGGGTTACTCCGAAGGTCAGTCCTGCTGCAGTACGTCACGCATCGAGCAACGGGCTGATTTCTGTACACCGATCGATCTGCATCTGGTGACCCGTGGACTGCAAGGTTGGCCCAAACTACACGTGGAAGTGTACGCGGTGAACGCACTGCAACACTATTGGCCTGTCGGGTACGGGTTCGCCTTTGTGCCGGTGTGTCCCGGTCACCATCGGGTACGGATCGCTACGTGGAAGGTTTCATCGGCACGGGTAGCTGATACGGTGCGCGAAAAGTTCCATACGGGTGGGTTTTCGTTGGCAAAGAGTGATATCGCGTTTACCGGTATCGAACGGTACAAACTGTTGACCAAAACAGCCGGTACGGTGGAGTTTGATTTGATGCTGATATTCAAGAACTTTGCGGAATATGGCGTTGAACTGCACTGA